Genomic window (Helianthus annuus cultivar XRQ/B chromosome 3, HanXRQr2.0-SUNRISE, whole genome shotgun sequence):
GGGTCGTGTTCCggttcatatgtatgatacgattttcaggttcgggtcgggttgaacccgccaacccgcgaacacgacccgtttagtaTAACCGCACACCCAAATTCTTTGCGGTCATAATTAGAGACAAGAAAGCAACTTGTAACTACAATAAATACCTCATTTGTATCTAGACAGATAATCCATGAGAGGTTCAATATAATGGATGCACATACTCGTTGGTGATGAAATAGACGTATGTACTCGCTAGTGACGAAACTGGTGAACTCAGACACTGATGGCTTATGTTAGCTCCTATCCTGCTCTTGGATGTTGGAATTCGAGTGTTCACGGCCGCTTTCATGACTCCCTGGAACACATTGGTTATCAATGTTTTGACTTAAAAGTAAGCAAATGAATTCCAAACATCCAAATAAAACTTGGTCCAAGCATGTACACGACCTGAAAATGAATAAATGCTTGTCAATACAAATTATATAGGGACAATTGATTCTTGAACTACAACGACCTATCTCGACAACGAAAGTTTACTATACACAAAAGATTTTCACCTCAAGGTCTCCTTGCTCAATAAGGTTTCCATTGGATAACAACATAGGGTGCAATGACCTGTCATCCACAATACGACAAGTATATTTTGCTATAATATCAAGACGATCCTAAAAAAGTAAACAAAACACATTTAAATTTAGAATTAAAAAAAGAGAGGAACGTCACCTTGATTGCAGACCACTGCTGCAAGTACACCACCACGTGTAACACGGTTTCATTCAGAAAACGAAAAGTACCTAAAAAAAgagtaaatatcatgaaaagtaCATAAACTAATTCTAATCTGGGCAGAATCAAAGATGTCGCCTTCGACTGAATAGTTGAAAGCTTGACTTTAAGAACAGGGGTCATCACGGCTGTCATCCCAGACGTACCTTTGTTCTCGAAAAATATACATGCGGCCGCTAAATCGGAATCGGGTTGTTGGAACCAACCTTGACCGCCATGTACTGCTAAAGGATCTCGTCTCAGTTGCAACCGATCTGCTCAAGAATCTTACCGTTGAGTCGTTATTTTGTTCAGTCAACTTAACATCCGCACATGGAGCTTcgaagaaaaaacaaacaacaaatggAAATTCGAAGAAACAATGAACAACAAAACACCTTCATATAAATCAAATTCAACATTCTGAAAGTATTACACAGATCCGacatggattcatccaaaaaaaGTAGCGAATCTTTgattcgggtcgggttgggtggCGGGTCGGaatgggttcgggtcgggttagtttaaaaaagttttttttgttaaaataccTACAAAGTTTACAAATTCCCATCAGGATTCTCCATTCCAAGATTCGGCCTTTCAATTGAATCAAACTTTACCCCAACTTTTCAATATTTTCAAACAATTGATTCAGGTATTTTCTTTCCTATATGAAAACAAAACACATTTATTTTCAAGCTCTCTAAAAACAACTATAAAATCTGAGAAAGAGCTTTATTGACCAGATATTCCTTCCTCTAAGCTTCTTCTAGGATTTATCACTTTAGAAGCTTCTTTAGGCACATCGGATGGTGGATCTGATCTACATTGAGAATATAGAGATTGTAATTCAAATTATTAAACATTAAAAATCTATTGCAGCAAAGATAAGTATATATTACCCTCTACTTAAACTCTGTGTGACATACGGACCAACATCTCAATCGCATTAGTCACCTAACATTAAATTCACAATAATCCATAAATAATTTTAGACCTCATTGCTTTTGTGCGCTTCCCGCTTTTTAAACCAAGGTTTTAAAAAGACTAATGCTTAAAACTCTCTAATATAAGGTACTTAAAACACGAAATAAAAAAAGAACATGTGCGCCTAGAAGCTCAGTCACCAAAAAAAGCATTTTTTTTCTAATTACCTTATATCAAATTCTTTAGTGTTTTGAATGGATTCTTGGGTAGCTTTAACCATCTGACTGGTGATACCAAGATTTAAGCAAAGACACATCTGAGGGAGAGGCCGGAGAGCCACATAATTTGAATATCTTGGGCAGTTCAACCTGAATTAAAAAAACCAAATTGACTGGTCACAATCCAACTCATTTTCTACATCATGGTAAGGGGGATGAGTTTGAATTTGGAATGGGTCAAAAATGGTTGGGGTTGTTTTATACACCTTTGTATTTATGGTTATAAGTTTATAACTTGACTATCTAAATGCAAACAAAAAAATATTGAAAACCAGTTTAAACGGGTCATGTTCGTGTCAACCTACGGAACCTCATGCCATGTTTGGGTTCGCGTGTCTCACAATTATCCGGTTCATGTCGTGTTCAGGTTAGTGTCGGGTTGGAGCCGTCAACCGACAAACACTAACTATTTAACACACCTTACTGAATGTGCTCATGGTGAAGAAGACAAACCTGGATTTGTGAGGCAGAAAACATCCCAAATGCTCAGGCCCCTACCACCTTCAGACACAACACCTGCCGTCTGTGATAAAGAAAGAACGTGTCAGAAGTGATGAATCAATATTTCAAATAGGATTTTTTCAGCATTAATAGAACGCGACTGAAATCTCCTCGAGTCTGATTAAAGTTCATCATCACCCATATATTTTAGTTATGATTTTTCACTTTTTCTATGTTAGAGGTGTAGTCATTTCTAAACTTTAAGTAAGTAAATGTAGCAAATGAACAATGAAATTTATAATCTAGAACCGTAGCTACTACAGAATTATTCACCAACTCcaaaatattacaattttatctAATTTGTCACTTGTACTTTGTCTATGTTAAAATTTCACCAGGGTTAACATTGATTTGCATTCTTTGACCCATAGGCCATAACCAAATAAAACATACAACAAATTAACTCAAACTGAGAACTAATAAACAACCAACCAGAACGGTAAAAAAGCTGAAAAGGGTCACTTACCTCCTCCAATGAATGAATTAGGGTTTCAGGTGACAAAAAAAACCAAATTAAACAGCCtgaaaacataaaacatagaCAACATCGATGAATAAAACAAGCTATAGGAAAACAAAACTCGCGTTATCAAAATCAGCAATCTTACAACCGGTACCTTTTTGAGTTGTTTAGCCTTCAAAACAATCCATCATCAATATCATCGGACTATTTCTTGACGTCGGCGCTTCCTGGGATGTGGGAGTATAATTTAGGTTTGGCAAAACCCTAAAAACCGGATTTGATGGGGAAATCAGTGACACcagatttgagagagagagagagagagagagagagagagagaaaaggaggTTACCTTCATCGATCTGGTGAAATCCTCACAGATCTGGTGAGAGATCTGGCGAGATCCGAGAGAGAGGCATGATGAAGTCGCCATCGCATCGCAGAGCAGAGGTTGAGAGGATGAGCGGCGGACCAAATGAGAGATGAGAGAAACCCTAGTTTGTTTGTGTGTCCGCGTGTGTTTAGTTTAGGGAAAAGGGTATAACTGGAAAGTGAAGTTTTTTTGTGCTTAAAAGatttgtacatcatgctttaaggGTGTGTTAAGGAAATTTTAATgaccttaagaagtcctttggatatgtatattatatatagtatagataagcACAACCTAGTTACACAAACATTAAGATAATCACTTTCATAACACCCCTTAAAGACCATCAACTTTTTTCATGGGCCAAGCAAACTCAGGGCTTGGTTTGAAGTTTGAAGTTTGAACCTTTAACTTTAACTACATGTAACACCATGTGTAGTGGAGTTTGAAACTAATGCCTCTACTTTGGGCATGAATGAGTGTAGTGGTATAATATCACATGTGACATATAGGGAATTATGGGGCTTGAAGTTAAAAATGAGTGTAGTGGTATAATACCCCATAATGCCCAACAATAATTACCCAAATattatctttaaaaaaataaaacaaataatattagTTGGAAGGTTCTTATTGGTCAAACACAAGTGAAAGAGGCGTGTTAAAAAAAACGCTAAACACATTTTTGGACAAAAAAACGCCCTGGAGGCGGTGTGCACATAGCACATGGGGTCAAAATAAGATTAAAATAAGCTTTGGGTGTTATTACAAAGTTTTAAAAGTAAAAGGGACCAATAGGTAAATTAGTTAGATTTGAATTGGTCAGCAGCAGCAAAAGTGGTATTGATGAGTCCATTTTTGGAAGAAAGAAAAACACATGACACGGTTTCTCTAGTCAAACTTCTCATATTTAAATTCATCTCTAAATCCTCAACTTCACAAACACCCTTCTTAACTAATAACTAACTACCTTTCACTACTCAAATTTTAgcccatttcaaatttcaaattgtaCATTTTGCATCTTAACTTgtacaaaataaaaatatggacACTAGTGCTTGTATTATCAATGAGTTAATACAAGGGAAGGAGTTTGCCATGCACCTAAAGTCCATTTTGAGCTCAGAATCTTCCTCTGAAACAAAACATGTTTTGATACACCAAATCATATCATCATATGATAGAGCTTTGTTGATGGTCAACCAGGGCGAAATGCCCGAGTCATCGGTTTCCCTTGATGAGAGCCCACATAGCCGGGATTTCAATCAACCATTTGATAATCAACAAGAGGATAACGATGTATCTAAGAAGAGGTATCTATCAATTGTTATTCTAGATTAGTACTTTGTTCGTCATGCGATACATGTAGTACAAAACTctaatttatttttttctttttgttataGGAAGGCAATGCCAACATGGCGAAACCAAATTAGAATCTCGACAGAGAATGGATTGGAGGGAAACACTGATGACGGTTATAGTTGGAGGAAGTACGGACAAAAAGACATTTTGGGCTCTAAATTTCCAAGGTAACAAcaatctttcttttttttttttttgaacaacaaaaATACTTCATTAATCATCACCACAAAATTGTTACAGACTGAAAGATACCAGTAAGACATTAGCATACATGCAGTCATCACCACTATTCCTCACCCATATTAAGCAAAAATACTTCATTAATCAATCTGTCAACCTGACGCCCATggtttgtttgggccaacttgACTTTTGTATATTTTAAGAAAATGAAAGGACATGATTGTGCGGACCCTAATATATggaacataaattttgaaaaattatcAAAATGGTCATCTTATGAGTTTAACAAAATAGccttattaatatttttttacaatCAACTAGTGTTTGACAAGTGTTACTTGACGCAACAGATTTCAATCTTGGTGCAACTGATCCATTCTCATGTGCCAAGTAAGAATTTGTTGTCCTAGCACAACATGGTGTGCAATGTGGAAGCTTCTGGTTGTCTGAAACAATTTCTTAACAAATAAACAAGTGCATGGTATTTTAGTAAACGAAAATAAGGTCAAGGCTATTTTGTCAAACTAATCGGTCAAAATGACCACTTTTTATGATTTTGCCAACATTTATCGACCATGGAATTCAAATATTTATGCGTTATAGACAATTTTTCCTTATGGGGGTCTCACCAGTGGCAATCTCTTAGCCCCCATCCCAACCAGACCCTACCAATAGCTTGCTATGAGTGAGATTTTACTAGTTACGCTTGTTTAACAACTTTTACATGATTAATGTTGCAGAAGCTATTATAGATGCACATACCGTTACATCCATCACTGCATGGCAAGAAAACAAGTGCAGCGAACAAACGAGGACCCAACGGTGTTTGAGATCACTTACAAAGGGCAACACTCTTGCAACCCCACCACTACACCACCGGTTGCACCGCCACACTCACCTGAAAAACATGATCCGACCGAACAAAACAACCACCAACTACCATTAGCAAGAGTTGGCACCTCAGAATCAGATATAACGGTTCCAACATTTTCATTCCCTTCAGCGTCATTCGGATCCATCGAAAACTACCAACAATCTCATCTTTTAACCGATCACAACGATTTGCAACCATATTCATCTTCTTTTATCTCACCAGCCACATCCGGGTCAAACTACTTGACAGAATGTGGTAGCTATTTCCAACATCATGATCATGACTCAAATATGTCAGGAAGAATTACTGCTACTTCAACTACTGATTCTCCATTTGTTGACCCACAGGATCTTAGCCAAAGTTTCCCATTTAACAACTCAGGATATTTTATGTGATCCATTTGAATGAATATTCCACTCACAAGAAAAGTGATGACCatgaaaaagaattattaaataGAAATAAGTTTGTTTGTACCAATAAAAGCATCAAGAACCATGCTTGTACCAATAGAAGTGTATGATTTAGGATAAAAAAAGAACTTCTAgaaattatttatataaaatgtcaatttttttttaatgtttagaGGGTAATTCAATAGGTCTAGGATATTGAAAATGAACTTGATGAAAGGAAATTATATTAAAGTTTTGTAAGGAGTTAATCCAAAAGTTGACAGATTCATGTTTGGCTTAAAGGTGTTGCTCCAACCCAAATGAGAATAATATTTACTCTGTCTGAAGTCTCGAAGCCCGTAGGCCATTTAGCCTACGCGTTAAAGATTTTGATTGTAAATACGCATGAATATGTAAATCTAGTAATTTACGCGTTTGGTTAGGCAATTAGTTTCCTTCCTAGGATGTCAATATCAATTTACAAGATTTGACGAGACATGACAAGTTTAGAATTACCCTATAAAAGAAAACTTGATGTATTGGATTCGAAATCGACCAATTTATCAAATTTGTGTATCTAATTATCCTTTTGTGTTTCTGCTCGGTTTTCCATATAGGgttcaacaataacaataactgAAAGAGAGGTATCTTTTTGAAACACCCCTTCTAAATTCATGCTTGAAACGTCACAAAACGACACTTAACCAAATcgtcaaaataaaaaaaaaaaaaaatttgggcatgacccgttcgcaATTTGAACAATCTCCCTGTTTATAATATATCAAAGTACTCAAATAATGACACCTTCAGAAAAACAACATACGAAAGACCATAACATTTAAACTACCGTTTCAAACATCAAGTCTAAGTTACTTAAGTATTCACAAACATCTAGTTAAGACATAAAACTTCAACACTACTAACTTTAACGAAAGCCTTTAACAATTAAGGTTACTACAAAAGCTTGCGGAAGCGCATCACGGGTGATCAAGGTGTGTTCGTATCCGAGCGACGCAATGACAATCATACGGGTGCTTTACCTACAATCATTCAACAAAATATATTAGTGTAGTACATATAACGTTCTCATCCTACCACAATACATATTCCCGAATTTACAAGATATCTTACCGATCGTTCTTACTACATCCCAATCATTCTAGTCAAATAAACACAACTATTTCATTCACTTCCAATAACCCGTTTAGTACGGATCAAGGAGAAAACTTCCATTAAATTCCTTCTCGTCCGAACCCGAACCGACCCAATCACTATGGACCGATACGGATTCCTACTTTCACGTTCTCATTTGAAACATTTACCTTAATTGAATATCATTTATCAAGGAAACAATATCAATAATTCACAACTAAACATGTAAGTAACGAACTTACCTCGGTCTTGGGCCTTTGTTTGTGATCCGGTACTAGCTCCTTCTTCTTTCGTTCCTACACATAATCATTCTTATTTAGATCATAGCCCTCACATTCTTAATCATACTTTCAAGTATCAATGCTACTCATATAACAATTGACAATACTTTAATTTCATCATACAAATCCATTCACAATGATTTATTCAGGCTACTTAGATTAtcattgaggcatttcatcaaacacctaacATGCGTATTACTAATCAAGCCTTATGTACATGTATCTTATGCATAAATTCACTAGAATACATCATCTTTCACATAATCAACCACTCATGTTCAAATATTCATTCTACACAATATAATCTACCAATACTCTATCATTCATACAATTTTATTTGAAGATTTACTCAACTAATCAACAATCTATTCACTATCATGCTAGAACAAGTGGGTTTTTCCCAAAATCTTTAGCAAATCGAATTCATGCACAATATACCTTCTACATGATGATTCTAACTCACATGCAATCTAATTTCATACTAATTCACGAATTGGtataaaccctagttcatcaacaAACATCAAATTATGAGATTTTTTCTTACCTTATGTTCAAAACACTTGGATTAGAGAGTATTTAGACACTAGCATGCGATTTATGACTCTAATCCTTCACAATCTTGCTGAATTTTGGTGTTGATTGATGTAATTAGGGTTTCCCCCTTGTTCCTCCCTCCTGGTCGCGACTCACACCATCCAGAACatactgggttttaatttttttcttatcTTACATATTTCTAATGTTACACAATCAACCCTCAAGTTAGGTTTAATGATCTTTATAACCCATTCCATATTTTATAAACTTTCTTTAGATTTTTAATACAATTACCATAAGTAATCATATATAATACTTTTAAGTGTTGAGGCATTCTATTTTATAAATTATGggatgttacaaatctaccccccttaaaagaggtttcgtccccgaaaccttaataCGTACCAAAAAGAGACGGGTAGTGTTTTCGCATTTCATCTTCAGATTCCCAGGTTAAATCCGATCCTTTCCGATGCTGCCATTGCACTAAAATTTGCCGAATGGCCTTGTTTCGTAGATTCTTTACTTTGGAATCTTTGATAGCTACCGGCTTTTCAATATAATTCATTTTATCATCCAATTCAATGTCATCAAGTGACACATGCGCTGTATCGTCCGCGAGGCATCTTCTTAGTTGAGACACGTGAAACGTGTTATGGATTCCATCTAGAGCTGGAGGTAATTCTAGCCGGTATGCCACTTTACCAACACGAGCCACTATTCTGAACGGTCCGATGTACCGAGGACCCAATTTTCCCCGTTTGCGGAACCGTATTATACCCTTCCACGGCGAGACCTTTAAAAACACTCGATCTCCTTCTTGAAATTCGATAGGGCGCCTTCTTTTATCTGCATAGGATTTTTGCCTGTCTTGCGCCGCCTTCAGACGAGCCCGGACTTGATCAATCTTTTCATTCGTTATCGCCACAACATCTTTAGGCGCAAGTTCCCGTTGCCCGATTTCTCCCCAACATACAGgtgttctacactttctaccgtacaaCATTTCATATGGCGCCATTTTGATACTACtttgataactgttgttgtacgcgAACTCTACCAACGGTAAATGGTTGTCCCAATTACCCCAAGGTCTATGACACAAGCCCGCAACATATCTACCAACGTTTGTATAGTTCTTTccgactgtccatccgtctgcgGATGGTATGCGGTACTTAGTCGCAAGTTTGTGC
Coding sequences:
- the LOC110930373 gene encoding probable WRKY transcription factor 53, with amino-acid sequence MDTSACIINELIQGKEFAMHLKSILSSESSSETKHVLIHQIISSYDRALLMVNQGEMPESSVSLDESPHSRDFNQPFDNQQEDNDVSKKRKAMPTWRNQIRISTENGLEGNTDDGYSWRKYGQKDILGSKFPRSYYRCTYRYIHHCMARKQVQRTNEDPTVFEITYKGQHSCNPTTTPPVAPPHSPEKHDPTEQNNHQLPLARVGTSESDITVPTFSFPSASFGSIENYQQSHLLTDHNDLQPYSSSFISPATSGSNYLTECGSYFQHHDHDSNMSGRITATSTTDSPFVDPQDLSQSFPFNNSGYFM